CAAATGTGGAAGTGTCCTATGCTTCTTTCAAACAAGAGGAAAAAATGACTATCCAAGATGGCCCTTTAAGTGGGCTTTCCTGCGAGATCATACGTGGCAGCGGTAAATACAGGATATTGGTCCGAGTGATGCTTTTAAAAAGAAATATTGTAGTAGACCTGCCTTCCAGCTATGTGATAAGCAGCGTTCATCAATAACTGTCCGACGTTTACATGATTACTTACACATATTTCCACCTGAATAACAATTTCCCGGATAATGATCATAAAGGCGTTCATCATTGTTTATAATGAATCGGATATCATCCGGTTTACGATAAACCATTACCAGAAATTTTGCACAGAGGTCCATATCCTGGACAATTACTCAACAGACAATACGAGGGAAATTGCGCTCGGAATGGGGTGCCATGTGCAGCTGTTCGGGACGCCGGGCGTACTGGACGACCGGTGTTACCTGGACATCAAAAACAATATATGGAAAGCCCACACAGACGCTGACTATGTCATTGTCTGCGATGCGGATGAAATACTCTATCATATAGAACGCACACCGCGGATGCCGGTATATAAAGCAGTTGGATATGATATGTTCTCCGAAGCGCTGCCTGCTCATTCATGGGATGAGATCAACAGGGGGTTCCGCTCACCCATGTACGATAAGATGATCATGTTTAGCCCCAGGCTGGTAAGGGAGATTAACTATTCATTTGGTTGCCATACAGCATTGCCTGTTTTATATAGACGAATGTCAGGGGTTGCCATCTCTCCCATGTTAAGGCATATGCGGTATATCGGAAAAGTAGAACGACTGATCGCGAGGTATCAGCGTTTTGCGGAAAGGTTATCAAAATATAACCGCGACCATGAACTGGGACAACACTATCTGAGCGATAGTGAAAAGATAAGGATGAACTGGGCCTATGCAAGTAAATACGCCATCACAATCAAATAAGAAATTAGTAGAAGCTAGCGCTATCTAATAGCCTAATCCTGTAAGGCTACTGGTACGGGAAATTTCAATCTTCACTTAAATCTTAACAAGATGAAAAAAATCAAATTTGACGCCGATCAGGCAAAAAAAGTTCAGGAAGCATTGGAAAGCATCAAAAATGAAACCTTGAAAGCTATGGCAGCTGACATGATTCAGGGTGGTGTTAATGTTAATCCCTGGGCTAAATCCACCTTCAGCAAGGACTAACTGTGGCAGATCGTCATTGAAAAAAGAGCCAGGTAATTCCTGGCTCTTTAAAAAAAATATCATGAACGCAGCAAACCTTCAAATAAGCAGCGTAGCGGCAAAAATAGCCAGCCGGTGTAATATCAACTGCAGCTACTGCTATATATATAACAAGGGCGACGATTCATATAAGCACCAGCCCAAATTTATGAGCGAGGCAATTTATACTAGATTGTTTGAGCAAATACGCGGCTATTGCAATAAACATCGCCTGAAGAGCTTTACGATATATCTCTTTGGAGGGGAACCTCTATTGGCCGGAAAAGAGTATGTCAGGAAGTTCCTGGCAGCAGCGGAACAAATATTGATGCCGGACGTAGCTCCGGACTTTTTAATTCAGACAAACGGAATATTGTTTGACCAGGAGTGGATCGACCTGTTCAAAGAGTTTGGTGTCATATATGGATTCAGCCTCGATGGGAACAAGGAGATCAATGACAGAAACAGGGTCGACTTTAAAGGCAACGGAACTTATGATCAGGTGGTAAAGGCAATTAAACTGCTGACAGAACAGGGGATCAGGCCGGGTATCAATTCAGTGATCGATGTGGACACTGATGCTCTGGCAGGATATCAGCACTTTAAAGACCTGGGCGTAGGTGACCTTGACTATTTGATTCCTGACGGTAATTTTTATCAGTTGCCGAAACATTTATCAAACAGAACTGACCATTTTAACTGGACAAACACACCTTATGCTGACTGGCTAATATCAATTTTTGATGTATGGTTTCACGAACCGCTTCCGAAGCCGAACATCAGGTTGTTTAAAGTATTAATCAATCTGATTTTAGGACAGGATGTGGGCTATGATTATCTCGGCACCAGACGTACCGAGCTACTGATCATCGAGACGGATGGCGCCATTGAAGCCGCTGATGACTTTAAGATATGCGGTAACGGATTTACGAAAAATGAACTCAACATTCTGAAGGATGACCTTGAAGCGGCTTTGAACGACCATCTCATTGCACTATATCACACCAGTAAAGAACAGCTGAGTAAACAATGTGAATCCTGCAGCGTAAAAAATATTTGTGGCGGCTGGTACGTCCCTTCCCGTTATGATAAAGACAACGGCTTTGATAATCCGACTGTTTATTGCCCTGATGTTTTAAAACTGATAACTCATGTCCAGAAATGTGTTATCGAAGAATTGAATAAGAACGGTGTAGAGACGGATGGGGTCGAAATACTCGACTACAATAGGGAAGCCGGGCTTCTGGAAAAATATTCATGCAACTTCTAGCGTTCATCTAACCTTCCTGTTTATGAATACTGAAATTATATGTGATACACTGGTGGTGAAGATTGCCAGCAGATGTAACATCAATTGCACGTATTGTTATATGTATAACCGGGGCGACGATACCTATATGCATCAGCCCAAAATAATGTCCAGGCAGACAATCGACCAATTGTTGGGACGTGTCAGGTTATATGCGTTCCTGAATGCGCTGGATACCTTTTATTTTATATTTCATGGCGGAGAACCGCTCCTGGCCGGCCCGGACATCTTTGAATATTTTGTGCAGCGGGCCAATGTGTTGCTGGCTCCGGATATCCGGCCCTTTTTCAGGATGCAGACAAATGGTATCCTGATAGACGAGGAGTGGTGCAGGTTGTTTGACCGGCTAAATATCCACGTAGGGATCAGTATCGATGGTACGCCTGAAGCGCATGACAAATACAGATTAGACCATAAGGGACGGGGTACGTACCAACAGGTGGTCCGTGGCCTGGGTGCCATTCAGCATTTCGATGCACAAAACAAAACGAAAATAGACAAAGGCGTACTTTCTGTTATAGACGTTACTACATCTCCGGCAGCAGTATGGGACCATTTCAGCCGACTGAAAATGACACGGGTGAATTTGTTATTGCCCGATCATAATTATGATTTCCTGCCTCCGGGAAAAGAGCACCCGGACGGGATAAACAATACGGTATATGCCGATTGGTTGATCGGAATATTTGACCTTTGGTTCGATGAGCCGGGAGAGAAACCCGCCATTTCCATGTTCAAAGACATTATGTACCTCTTGCTCGGCGCTGAGGTACGACACGACTACTGGGGTACCGGCAGCCTCGGTATACTGATCATTGAAACAGACGGTGGCATCGAACCGGCCGATTCTCTCAAGATTTGCGGCAATGAATTTACCAAGCTGGGGATGAACATTTTTAAGGACAGTCTGGACGATGCCCTGAGCCAGGAGCTTCCCCAACTGTATAATCTCAGCAAACAAAAGGTATGCAGAAAGTGTAGTGCATGCCCGGTGCGGGAGATATGTGGCGGAGGCTTTTTTACCCATCGTTATTCAAGCCGGAATGGCTTTAATAATCCGTCTGTTTATTGTTCAGACCTGCTAAAACTGATCACTCATATACAAAACAGGATATTTGGCAACCTGCCTGCAACGTTGCTGGACCAGGCTAAGATTGTCCCGATCTCTTTTGAAGAAGCAAAAAGTGATATTGAGACTAACCTTTCCAATTATCCTGATCCGGTATATATAGAAGAACTGGAATCCTTCAAAAAAAGCTAAAGACGATGTTAACAGAGGATATTAAAATCTACTGTCCGGCCGGTCTGGAAACAGAAAACAGGATCTGGATCAGCAAAGGGCTGCAGAAGGCGCCTGCTACTGAAGATGGCTTTTCGTTTGAAAGCGACGCCTATCGGCCGGGACTTCCCTGGCGTGTTCCGGAAGCTGAAGAAACGGCTGTGTTATTCACAACAGATGCTGAGAGAACTCCATCCCGCACAATCGGGTTAAGCAAACTGCCTGAAGATATTGCGGATATCTTCATTCGTATAGGGTTGCCCGGGATCACCTCGGACGATGAGCTGAAAATACTTCGGAAGCATCATGCGGCCGATTATATCGCCGCCATGGAGGGCATGTATGCGTATATGGGCTCGTTCCAGTGTGACAGCCCGGAAGCTTTTAGTAAAATTGGTGTTGTTATCAATGAGCCCGATAAAAGAAGTGTGACGATCAACCTGAAAAATGGCTGTCTGACCGGTCTGCATTTAGATTCGTGGGACAGGCTGGATATCGGTAAGCTGGACACGGCCACCAACAGGATATGTTTCAACCTGGGGGCACAGGACCGCTTCTTCCTGTTTACCAACCTGTCGGTAAAGACACTCTGTGGTTGGGTGGAGCAGCAACTTTCTGTCAACCCTTATTTGATGAGCAAAAATGAGCTTTGCCAGTTGTTTTTTACCCACTGGCCTGAATACCCGGTGGTCAAGCTACGGGTGAAACCTTTTGAAGCGTATATCGCGCCTACGGAAAACCTGATTCATGATGGCTGTACGGAAGGCGGAAAACAAAAAGACATCTGTTGTACAGCAAGGGGATATTTTAATGTGGCCGACAATATAAAAAAGCATGTTCATGGACATTAAGCAGTTCGACAATCCAGTAGTTTTTTTTGATAATGCAATAGGGGACAGCTTTGTGGCATTGCCGGCTTTAAGGGCGCTGGCGCAGCTTGCAGAGGGACGGTTATCGCTGATTACCTGCGGTGGCAGATGCGGTAAAATCAATTTCACCATTTTTCGCGAGCTGGCAGTAAAACATATCTACGGTATAGATGTGGCGGAAACCGAGCGGGGAAAAGAAATTAATCCTGATGAACTTGGCGCCTGTCTTAATAACAGTGATCTGTTCATATACATGAATACCTGGATGCCGGCGGGAGAAGTGATGCAGCAGGTGCTCAGTTCTTTTGCCCCGAGGCCGTCCATAGGATTTTATAAGTATATGTCTGTGCAGATACCTTATGAGAAAAGCCTCCATAGCGCGGACCTATTGTTTCAGTTCCCGTTGTTTTTCAACAGGGAAACAGATATTCAGGATTTTGCCTATTCTCCTGAGCCGCCAACGGAAGTGCGCCGGCTTGTATGCCAGTTCAGGAATAAGTTTCCGGCAACAAGTAAGTTGCTCATTGTTCATGCCGATACTAAAACGAATAAAACATGGCCCTTTGAATATTATCCGGCGCTGTTGGACAGAATAATGGACACCATGCCGGAGGTGGTCGTTATTTTTATCGGTATTAAGAAGCCGGATGTCAGTAGCTGCAAACACGTTTCCCGAATACTGCGTTTTGAAGAAGCGCTGCCTTTTTCGATGGACTGGGCATTTGTTTCGATAGCAGATATTTTCCTGGGGGTTGATTCTGTCTTTCTGCATATAGCGGACCTCTTTCACGTGCCCGTGGTTAGTTTGTTCGGGCCCTCGTCAGTGCAGGAATGGGGAGTACGTTTTTCTGCGCACCATCGCTGCGTGGAAGCGCCCTCCGGAAATATGGAAGATATCACCGTAGATGCCGTATATAACGGCTTTTCTGACTTAATGACCTGTCAACCCATAGTGGTTCGCTCGTAAAGCAGGTTTAAACGGATAATAATGTTGAACAGAAAATTTCCTTTCTATGCGCAGCATGATAGCAATGATTGTGGCCCGGCTTGTCTGAAAATGGTAGCCAAGTACTATGGCAAGGATGTGGAGCTGGAGATGCTGCGTCAGTCGTCCTATATTAACAGAAATGGTGTCAGCTTGCTGGGGATCAGCCAGGCGGCGGAGCGTATCGGATTTCGCACGCTTATGGTGCAGACATCTTATGAAAAACTGTATGGAAATGTTCCGTTACCGTGTATTTTACACTGGAACCAGGAACATTTTGTCGTTTTATTTAAAAAAGAAGGCGCCGGTATCGGCGAAGGTGGGTGGTTGCTGCAAAAAAAAGCAGGAAAAAATGGTCATGGAGAAAATGTCAGTTTCTGGATTGGCGATCCCGCTCACGACCTGATAAAGATCGATAAATCCACGTTGCTCAAAAGCTGGATCAGCGACACCAGGGATAAAGGTGTTGCGTTGGTTTTATATCCGTCTCCTGAGTTTCTGGATGAAAGGGCCGTTACCGGTGTAAAGAAATATACCGGCCTGGGATTGTTGTTTGACTATGTCAAACCTTACAGGCGGTATATATTTCAATTGTTCCTAGGAATGATTTTAGGCAGTGTCATCTCACTCGCGCTGCCTTTCCTTACACAAACAATCGTAGACTACGGGGTAGGGTTTAAAGACCTCAGTATAGTTGTGCTGGTTTTGTTTTCTCAGCTGTTTCTGTTTGCGGGCAGCACGGTTATTGAGCTGTTCAGAGGCTGGATCTTGCTGCATATGAACTCCCGGATAAGTATCACTATTCTTTCCGACTTCCTGGCCAAATTAATGCGGTTGCCGGTGAAGTTCTTCGATACGCATACCACGGGAGATATTACACAACGGCTGCAGGACCACGGTAAAATCGAATTGTTCCTGACTGGTGTCACCATCAATACTTTTTTTTCGGTGGTTAATATTTTTGTATTTCTGATTATACTCTTTGTTTATAGCGCGAAAATATTTTTGACCTTTTTTCTGTTTAGCACATTATCTATTCTTTGGATACTCTTTTTCCTGGAAAAGCGGAAGCATGTTGAATACCGGCGATTTCAGGCGCTTCGGGACAACCAGGATTCTACCTACGAGATCGTAAACGGTATGAAAGAGATCAAACTGTATAACAGCGAAATCAGCAGGAGATGGATTTGGGAACGTATTCAGGTAAAGCTGTTTAAATTAAACATAACTGGTCTGAGACTAAGCCAGTACCAGGAATCCGGGTTTAATACCCTCACACAGTTAAAGAATATTCTAGTTTCTTTCTTTGCCGCCCAGGCAACAATAAATGGTGAGATGACGCTGGGCATGATGTTAAGCATTTCCTATATTATCGGGCAGACGAACAGCCCTTTGCAGCAGCTGGCCATGTTTTTCCGTTCTGCGCAGGATGCAAAACTGAGCATGGACCGCCTTCAGGAGATCCATAATAAGGAGAATGAAGACGAAAATCAAGCAGGGCAACAGATGGAAGGAGAGATGAGAGAGGACATAACGGGGGATATCGTTATCAGCAACCTGTCTTTTAAATATGGCGGTGCTCATTCTTCCTATGTACTGAAGGATATCAATCTGGTGATACCGGAGGGAAAGGTGACAGCGATCGTAGGGACCAGCGGCAGCGGGAAAACAACGTTGCTGAAGCTGATGCTGAAGTTTTATGAACCGGCGGAAGGAACGATCAGGGTCGGCAACCATGACCTGGCCCATTTGTCTTCCGGCGAGTGGCGGGAACATTGCGGCGCCGTGATGCAGGACGGATATATTTTCGGAGACACTATTGCGAGGAACATCGTCATTGATGGCAGCAGGATAGATGCCCGGCGTATGGACAATGCTGTGGAGATAGCCAATATCAAAGAGTTTATCATGAGTAAACCCATGAAGTACACTACCAGGTTGGGCAGTTCAGGAGGTGGTTTAAGCGCCGGGCAAAAACAAAGGATCTTAATTGCGAGGGCCGTTTACAAAGATCCGAAGTTCCTGTTGTTTGATGAGGCCACCAGTGCGCTGGATGCCAACAATGAAAGGGCCATTATCGAAAATCTCACAAAATTTTTCCAATCGAAGACCGTGGTGGTGATCGCTCACAGGCTTAGTACAGTGAAAAATGCCGATCAGATCGTTGTGCTGGACCAGGGGGAGATAGCCGAGCAGGGTACCCATGCAGAATTGGTCCAGCGGAAGGGAAAGTATTTTGACCTGGTAAAAAATCAGCTTGAACTGGGAAATTAGCAACAATATGCCGGATAGATTTGAAATAAGAAGCGAAGAGGTCCAGGAAGTGTTAGAAACGATGCCTCGTGGGATAACCCGTTGGGGGACCAGCCTGATGGCCGGTATTTTGGCGTTGTTGCTGCTGATAGCCGGTTTGGTGAAATATCCGGACGTGGGCAGATTTAATGTTGTTATAAAAATTGCCAACGATTCCTCTGGTGTGCCGCCTGGTTATCATCAGCAGGCATATGCGCAATTAAACCTGCCGCAAACGGATTTTTCCAAAGTAGCCGGAGGAAAAAAGGTGCAGTTAAAATTTCCTGCTTATCCTGTTCATGAGTTTGGCGTTGTAAATGGTACTATACCGCCGTTTAAGGCGACTGCCAATGAGGAGGACTTTACTGTGCCCGTCCGGGTGGAATTACCGCAGGATGGGCAGACGACCCGGCACAGGAAGATTGAGTATTTCAACGGTTTGCAGGCGGAAGTGGAGATTGTGTACGGACAGGCGTCGGTGCTGGAGCGGATGATCGGAAGACACTGGTAATAGTATGTTGTAAAAAGACAAAGATATGAAGGCATTCCTGTTTTGTACCAGCTATATCGCAGACCGGGGCCAGCATGTTCCCGGCAGATATATGAAGTATATATCCTTTTATCAATCCAGGTTGGCCGCCCTGGGTGCAGAACATCTTTTTCTGGTGAATGATGGAAGGGCTCATATTGATAAAATAGCAGGCAGTATGACAGCCGTCATTTCTGCGGAGACTCTTCCGGACCAACATCTGATGCCGGGCACGTATATGATCTCTTTTGAAAAAGGGCTGGGAAGGCCTTCTATTGACGATCACTGCGGATGGTGGAGAAGTTTTGTGTTTTCTTATACTATTGCCAGGAGGTACGGGTTTGATAAAATTATACATGTTGAGTCCGACTTTTTTCTGCTTTCAGAGCGGCTACTGTCATTCATCCGCAGTATCAGTTCCGGATGGCATTCCTTATGGAGCAGCAGTTGTAAGTGGCCGGAGTCTGGTATCCAGATAATATGCAAGGACCGGTTTGAAGAATTGTTTGTCGCGTCTGAGCAAGCCAGGAGCCTAGGGTATAACAGCTATTATCCGGCGGAGCATACCCTGCCGTTTTCCGCAGTGCACCGCCACTTTTTGGGTGACAGGCTTGACTGTCTGCCATCCGGGACCACTACCGCCGGGCAGGAGGTGTTTTTGAACTATGATTATATTGGTAATGTACCTGTAAATGACATCGTTGATGGAGAACAGATCAAGCTATAGGAGCGTCTGCATCTTATATGACTGCGGTAATGAAGGAGATGAGCTGGGAAATATCCTCAGTACGCATTTTCTGATTGGTCCGGTTCTGAAAGCATTGCAGGCGATGTTTGGAGATGAAATGATTTTTGTGGGGCGGAAAGCCATTGCAGAGGTTATTTTTTCTCCTGTCAGATTTAAGAAAATAGTGGAGATGGGTGTTCGTATTGATTCGGGGGTCAGAAGGGTTGACCTGCAAGGTATATTGAAGGAAATTCAGGAATGTGATCTGATAATTTGTTTAAACACCTGGATAGGCGGAGAGGGGGAGAATTTGAAGATGTTGCTGGAGCATTTGTCACCCCAGTGGTCAATTGGTTTTTATGATTTTTTTAAAGAGAAGCTAGCTTTTAACCCGGATATGCATTTTTGTGATATGATGTTTCAGTGTGTTGCGCTGATGGATCCATCTGCTGCAATAGCGGATTTTGTCCGCGGCCCAGAGGTGCCGCAAAGGGGGAGGGAGATTGTAAGGCAGTTTGTGGGCACCCTGAAGTCAGAAGGCGGGAGCATATTGGTTGTGGCGCCACACGCTACCTGCCAGAGGAAGGAAATAGCTTATTCCGTATATCCGGAGGCCTTAAAAAAAGTGTTAGATAATTTTGATAATTTAAGTATAATTGTACTATCTTCTGAGTTTCGATGGCCCTATTCGGACGCATATAAGGATAGGATTGTGATATTTGATCATTTCACTACTGAAGTAACCTGGTCTTTTGTAGCACATGCCGATTATTTTCTGGGCCCGGAGTCTGATGCCCTGCATATTGCTGATATTTACAGAATACCTTCTGTCGGCATTTTTGGGAAGCTGTCCCCTGTTCATTTTAGTGGCTTCAGATTCGCAGAGAACTATTCTTTACAGAGCAATGATTACGCGATGCAGGATATTACTACAGAACAGATCAGTGAAGCACTCCGGCAGCTTATTATGAAAACGCTTTAATATTCTACGTTATGCTTGCAAACTATCTAAAGTTAGCCCTCAGAAACCTCCGCTTTAAAAAAGGGCAGTCTTATGTTTTTATCAATATTTTAGGTCTTGCAGCAGCTATTGGCGTCGCGCTGCTTTTGTTTGCAGTGGTCCGGTTTGAGTCAAACTACGATTCCTTTCACAAGAGGGGCAAAGATATATACCGTATTGTCACAAAGGATGCTTTTTCCGGAGGAGAGGCTTTTAAATCCGGGGTGCCTTACCAGCTGGCGGATTATGTAAAGTTAAACCTGCCACAGGTAAAGCGGCTTACATCCATCGATGCAGTGTATGGCAGCCAGATCATTGTTCCTGCAGGTGCGGGAGTGGGTACATCTGATGGAAAATACAAGGAAGATGAGGGTGTTTTTTTTACGGGCCCGGAATACTTTGACATATTTGACGCTGTGTGGTTGTCCGGTAATTCTGCTGCGCTTGCCGAGCCTAATACAGTCGTGCTGAATAAAACAGTTGCGGCAAAATACTTCGGGCAATGGCAGAATGCTATAGGACGCTATATTCGGATGGACCAGACGTTGATGCTCCAGGTGGCAGGTGTGATCGAAGATTTTCCGGCCAACAGTGATTTCCCTATGCGATTGATCGTGTCATACGGTACCCTTAAAAACAATGCCGGTAAATATGGATATGACCAGAACCTTGATTATATAAACAGCAGTCACCAGTTGTTCATGCTCATGCCGGGCAATACTAACGAAGAACAAATCAATGCACAGCTAACAGAGTTGTCCAATAAGATGTACGCCAATAAGGGGGGCATTGGAAAGTTCCATTTTTTGCTGCCATTAAAGGAGAATCATTTTGACAGCCGCTTCAGTAACTTCGGAGATCATACAGCGAGCCGGTCAACCCTACGGATATTGGCGTTAATTGGCCAGCTGATTATTATAATGGCTTCGATCAATTTTATTAACATTGCCACTGCCAGGGCCAGTCACAGGGCAAAAGAAATTGGCATCCGTAAGGTATTGGGCAGCGATCGTCGCCAGCTCATTATTCAACTGCTGCTTGAAACCGGAGCGATTGTTCTCTTTTCTACCCTGTTAGGTGCACTGATTGCCGGATTGTTGCTGCCTCACCTGAACAATATGATCAATATTCATGCACATTTAATGTTATTGGATAAAAGCAACCTTTTGGTCCTGGTGTTGATCTTTATATCCGTAACGTTGCTGGCCGGTATGTATCCGGCTTTTGTGCTGTCAGGCCTTAAGCCTATCGCCGCCTTAAAGAGACATGTAAAAGGAAAGGCAGGGGGTGGCATCCAACTGAGGAAAGTGCTTGTGGTTGTTCAGTTTTCCATTTTACAAATGTTGATGATAGCAACAATTGTGATCATGACGCAGATGAATTTCATTCGTTATGCTGATTTGGGGTACGATAAAAGTGGCGTATTTATGGTCCCTTGTTATGCGGATTCAACAAATGCCTATCGGCTGCAGTCGCTCAAAAACCAGTTGCTCGAAGTTCCGGGGGTACAAGCCGTCAGCTTTGCTACAGACCCTCCTTCTTCTGACAATAACTGGAGCAGTAATTTTTATTTCGATCATTCAAAAAAGAATGTAGGCTTTAATGTTTTCCTGAAGTTTTCCGATGCAGATTATTTCAGGACCTTTGACTTGAAAGTTCTTGCAGGGAAGGCCTTTTCGGCAGGGGATACGACACGTGAATTTGTAGTGAATGAAACATTCGTTAGAAAGCTGGAGCTTAAAAATAACGAGGACATTATCGGTAAAACGATCCGGATCGGCACCGGGAACTGGTATCCTATTGTGGGGGTGGTGAAAGATTTTAAAACCAATTCGCTTCGTGAAGATATAAAGCCGATGGCAATTGCCATTAACAGAAGCGCGTATTCACAGATCAATATCAAGATGGCTGCCACTACCCATCTTCAGGAGCCGATCACACATATCAGTAATATCTGGCAGTCGTTTTTCCCTGACTATGCTTTTACGGGTGAGTTCCTGGATGAGTCCATTGCCCGTTTTTACCGGCAGGAAACCCAGCTGGCAGCGTTGTACAAAAGTTTTTCAGTGATAGCCCTGCTGATCTCATGTCTGGGCCTGTATAGCCTGATTGCTTTTATGACTTTGCACCGAAAGAAAGAAATTGCTGTTCGAAAGGTATTGGGCGCCAGTATAGGAGGTATTTTGCAACTCTTCTTAAAAGAGCTTTCCCTGCTCATTGGTATCTCTTTTTTAATCGCTATTCCAGTGGGGTATTGGGGCATTTCCAAATGGTTGCAGAATTTTCCTTATCATATTAATATCAGTATATTACAATTCGTGACAGTATTTTTTATGACATTGTTGATTGCACTGTTAACATCGGGTTATAAGGTGCTTAAAGCGGCATTGGCTAATCCGAAAGA
This sequence is a window from Chitinophaga varians. Protein-coding genes within it:
- a CDS encoding radical SAM protein, which codes for MNTEIICDTLVVKIASRCNINCTYCYMYNRGDDTYMHQPKIMSRQTIDQLLGRVRLYAFLNALDTFYFIFHGGEPLLAGPDIFEYFVQRANVLLAPDIRPFFRMQTNGILIDEEWCRLFDRLNIHVGISIDGTPEAHDKYRLDHKGRGTYQQVVRGLGAIQHFDAQNKTKIDKGVLSVIDVTTSPAAVWDHFSRLKMTRVNLLLPDHNYDFLPPGKEHPDGINNTVYADWLIGIFDLWFDEPGEKPAISMFKDIMYLLLGAEVRHDYWGTGSLGILIIETDGGIEPADSLKICGNEFTKLGMNIFKDSLDDALSQELPQLYNLSKQKVCRKCSACPVREICGGGFFTHRYSSRNGFNNPSVYCSDLLKLITHIQNRIFGNLPATLLDQAKIVPISFEEAKSDIETNLSNYPDPVYIEELESFKKS
- a CDS encoding glycosyltransferase family 9 protein, whose protein sequence is MDIKQFDNPVVFFDNAIGDSFVALPALRALAQLAEGRLSLITCGGRCGKINFTIFRELAVKHIYGIDVAETERGKEINPDELGACLNNSDLFIYMNTWMPAGEVMQQVLSSFAPRPSIGFYKYMSVQIPYEKSLHSADLLFQFPLFFNRETDIQDFAYSPEPPTEVRRLVCQFRNKFPATSKLLIVHADTKTNKTWPFEYYPALLDRIMDTMPEVVVIFIGIKKPDVSSCKHVSRILRFEEALPFSMDWAFVSIADIFLGVDSVFLHIADLFHVPVVSLFGPSSVQEWGVRFSAHHRCVEAPSGNMEDITVDAVYNGFSDLMTCQPIVVRS
- a CDS encoding radical SAM protein, translated to MNAANLQISSVAAKIASRCNINCSYCYIYNKGDDSYKHQPKFMSEAIYTRLFEQIRGYCNKHRLKSFTIYLFGGEPLLAGKEYVRKFLAAAEQILMPDVAPDFLIQTNGILFDQEWIDLFKEFGVIYGFSLDGNKEINDRNRVDFKGNGTYDQVVKAIKLLTEQGIRPGINSVIDVDTDALAGYQHFKDLGVGDLDYLIPDGNFYQLPKHLSNRTDHFNWTNTPYADWLISIFDVWFHEPLPKPNIRLFKVLINLILGQDVGYDYLGTRRTELLIIETDGAIEAADDFKICGNGFTKNELNILKDDLEAALNDHLIALYHTSKEQLSKQCESCSVKNICGGWYVPSRYDKDNGFDNPTVYCPDVLKLITHVQKCVIEELNKNGVETDGVEILDYNREAGLLEKYSCNF
- a CDS encoding glycosyltransferase family 9 protein; this translates as MENRSSYRSVCILYDCGNEGDELGNILSTHFLIGPVLKALQAMFGDEMIFVGRKAIAEVIFSPVRFKKIVEMGVRIDSGVRRVDLQGILKEIQECDLIICLNTWIGGEGENLKMLLEHLSPQWSIGFYDFFKEKLAFNPDMHFCDMMFQCVALMDPSAAIADFVRGPEVPQRGREIVRQFVGTLKSEGGSILVVAPHATCQRKEIAYSVYPEALKKVLDNFDNLSIIVLSSEFRWPYSDAYKDRIVIFDHFTTEVTWSFVAHADYFLGPESDALHIADIYRIPSVGIFGKLSPVHFSGFRFAENYSLQSNDYAMQDITTEQISEALRQLIMKTL
- a CDS encoding peptidase domain-containing ABC transporter, with translation MLNRKFPFYAQHDSNDCGPACLKMVAKYYGKDVELEMLRQSSYINRNGVSLLGISQAAERIGFRTLMVQTSYEKLYGNVPLPCILHWNQEHFVVLFKKEGAGIGEGGWLLQKKAGKNGHGENVSFWIGDPAHDLIKIDKSTLLKSWISDTRDKGVALVLYPSPEFLDERAVTGVKKYTGLGLLFDYVKPYRRYIFQLFLGMILGSVISLALPFLTQTIVDYGVGFKDLSIVVLVLFSQLFLFAGSTVIELFRGWILLHMNSRISITILSDFLAKLMRLPVKFFDTHTTGDITQRLQDHGKIELFLTGVTINTFFSVVNIFVFLIILFVYSAKIFLTFFLFSTLSILWILFFLEKRKHVEYRRFQALRDNQDSTYEIVNGMKEIKLYNSEISRRWIWERIQVKLFKLNITGLRLSQYQESGFNTLTQLKNILVSFFAAQATINGEMTLGMMLSISYIIGQTNSPLQQLAMFFRSAQDAKLSMDRLQEIHNKENEDENQAGQQMEGEMREDITGDIVISNLSFKYGGAHSSYVLKDINLVIPEGKVTAIVGTSGSGKTTLLKLMLKFYEPAEGTIRVGNHDLAHLSSGEWREHCGAVMQDGYIFGDTIARNIVIDGSRIDARRMDNAVEIANIKEFIMSKPMKYTTRLGSSGGGLSAGQKQRILIARAVYKDPKFLLFDEATSALDANNERAIIENLTKFFQSKTVVVIAHRLSTVKNADQIVVLDQGEIAEQGTHAELVQRKGKYFDLVKNQLELGN
- a CDS encoding glycosyltransferase family 2 protein; translated protein: MIIKAFIIVYNESDIIRFTINHYQKFCTEVHILDNYSTDNTREIALGMGCHVQLFGTPGVLDDRCYLDIKNNIWKAHTDADYVIVCDADEILYHIERTPRMPVYKAVGYDMFSEALPAHSWDEINRGFRSPMYDKMIMFSPRLVREINYSFGCHTALPVLYRRMSGVAISPMLRHMRYIGKVERLIARYQRFAERLSKYNRDHELGQHYLSDSEKIRMNWAYASKYAITIK